From the genome of Branchiostoma floridae strain S238N-H82 chromosome 8, Bfl_VNyyK, whole genome shotgun sequence:
TTTTTAACTGTGGACTAAGATCTATACGATGTTAATGCTCAAATAGCTACTCCGTGTATTTCAACATTACTCACATAACAAGATTCGCTTAAGCTTCATGAATAGTTTAACCCTCTCTGTACCAAGTACTGTCAGAAAGATGAAGAACACAACATGTTCTGTCAGTCCTTGGGACAACAAGGGTTATCCACAACACATTAACTCAGTCCCTTCTGAGAGGGAACGATTCCTCTTGGATTCCGTCCTTGGTGATGACGTTGATGATGATCTGGTCGCCAGTGTAGATGTCTCGTTCCGCCGCGGAGATAAAGACGTCCTTAACCAGCGCTACGGCCTTTTCTTTCGGTACGGGAAGTCGCTGAACTCCCTGCATATTCTTCATACCAATCTGTTTATGGAGAAACAAAGGGTTGTTACAGGATATAGCATACTGTAAgtcttgaaatatttgtttttgcagtgcCTATCCTATGCAAAATAATTTTACcgttaaaatgtgtttttgtgctTCAGTATTTTTTGACTGAAGACAATACactgcaaaaacctcctttctGCTTAGACAGCAAAAATAgaagaatttacagtaacttggAGACACTAGCTACTACCATTTGAAGAATCATAATCTACTCTTAATGCTGATGAATGAGTAAATTGTATTGAGTGATGGTAGCTGTCTGGCCTTCAATGACCTTCTGGCTGAATAGTCATTTTAGCTTGACAACAAAAGTTACCACACAACTGCTCCCTCTAGAGACAAATACAGGTACTGCAGAAATCAGACTTGCTGACCTGGTTGTCCAACAGTGGCTGGAGGAGTGCGCTGGCTGATCCACCTGCACGGTACACCTCCCGCTCATACGAACCGATCGGGTCAAAACTGTACACACAGCCTTTCCCTGTGGATAATATCAGAAAAagattttttacaaacaacacaaacattggTAAATTTTATCTACTCTTGAATCAGCCATGATACTATTTCATAGAGTAACAGTCACGTATATACACAAACGAAAACTACTGGATTTGCCTATTCTTCCTTTGGGCTGCAAGAACAACTTGGTGGCTGAGAAAAAGagctgtgtttttttacatGGACACATTATCACTGCTAGCCAAAAATCTTACATTACATTCTTCAAGTAAGATATAATATAACTCGATAATACATTTTTCCCTATAGAAATCTATACCAGACTATCTTCCTTTTGTGACAAGGTCTCTAAAACTATCGTTATAGAATAATGGCTTTCCAatgcagtgttctagccagcctgatttttttctgtccccttgaTTTTTAATGGGAATCCTTTTGCGAaagcgcgacaatcctaggggagTCCTAGGGTGTGctccccaggaaaattttgaaatccagaCCCTCTGAagtgctatttcctttattttgaggggcaaattttgctggtagactcagcttggtttaATTAGaatctttacatgccaattttgtctgtcacagaggatggaattgGCAAAACTTTTAtctgtccccagcagcaaaattccgtcgAAGGACAGAAGCTGGCAAGAACCCTGCTCTATTGTCTTGATTGACAGAAATGAAAAGTACCTTCTTCGTCCAGTCCTGCCAGGATGTTGTATGTGTAGTAAGGGAAGAACCGTCGGTAGTACAGCACTGTGGACAGCATGGCAGCGATGGACTTACAGCTCATGGTCTTGTTGTGTTCATGCTTGTAGTTCTGTGGCAACAAGAAAACCTTCAAGTTTAAATTCATTGTTTATGAAGATATGCTGACTGTAATTCTATCAGGACATTAGTAAACAACAAGTCTTCTACAAGTGTAATTCTAAATCAGAGTCAAAATGTTATTTCCAAGACAAAGAATTGGAGTTACCAAATAATACCTGCAATTGTACTTATCATCAACTTTTGCACGATTGCATCTGTTTTTGTTTAGCATGAATGTAGTACACAGTACAAACCTACATACGTAAACCTACAAAAATATGtggatgaaaaaaattgggtgcacagtatTTTGAGCCGTGCATCTACACTACTAGTGCCATTGCTTGCGGATGTTCTATTTACTGCTGACATATTCCATACACACAACTGTTTACTTGTAAACATTGATCCTCCTGACCTTTAACCTGGCATCCAGCATCTTTGTCAGGGTCAGGACATCACCATGGAAACCACAGCACCCCAGAACAGTCATGTCTGTGCTGTAGGTGGGAAAGAGAAAAACAGGGTGATCAGTTAACAGAAGATTTGCGAGCAATAAAGGTAATAATTTTCTAAATATAAGTAAGCATTAATATGCAAATTCAATCCTGATTTTAATCCTGACTTATTTCTGTTATGTTTCTATGCTATATTACAAGCTTGAACTTTTGGTTCACTTGTTTGGCAGTATGATTTTTTCCTAAATATTGTCACATCACAAACAATAACTCAAGACTTGTGAATGCAGGTTGTTCACCATGCTGAGTATACATATGCAGCAACAGAAATTGTGTCTACTGGTAATACGTGAATGGTGAAGACCCATAAGACATAAAACGTGTCAGCACGTTGTGACGAATTTTAACAAGTCTGAGGCCTTCACCATACAtgtattacccacaattcctggtGCTGTACATGTGTCCTCAGAATGGTGAAGAAAGAGCTTTATTCTATAAGCAGTTGCAATGTGAGTCAATAGAGAGGAAAGAACACAATCAAGACTGGGGAGCAAAAAACACAATcaagactagggctgggtactggtacagaaaattcaggtacaggtccgattcaggtctagaggattaggtccaggtttaggtccggacctgaacctgtacctaacTCTGATCTAAAGGTTgtaaatgggcgatactcaaaacaatggtccatttcacaacaaagaaatctttttGGCAGAGTATTCTGGCTCCCACTGCCATTTTAGAaacctatcttcatgtaaaagTACTAAAAACACTATAGAAatgaaatgactataaactcaaatcaactctacttcactctttttATTTCCTTGGACTGGTAAGCCCCATGTCCAAGATCCGGTTCACTGATTTCTTAAGGTCTGTTTCTCAGACCGGtccaataacaacaaaaaatggttctgtaccggtatccacccctaatCATGAAAAACTCATAATCCAAACAAGCTATTGCAAAACCGGTTgggaataaaataaaaagaaatggagACATAAAAGCACTAATAAGAACAGCTATTATACAGTAATACTAATGAAAGTCTCTATCCTGCAAGATCTCTCTCATTAGCAGAATGTCTTACAGTTTGTATCTCTTGGGAGAGTCCCGACTGAGGATGGAGAAATATTCGCTCAGTCTGGCGTCACACGCTAACACGGCGTAGTCCTCTCCCGCGATGGCCAGCACTGTCCTGGAACGAATAACGAAAACTGTCAATTATGTgtgttcaaaacagaacaaaacctAATCCACATTTCTATTTGCACTAGAATACACCATGACCTTACTCTTGGCATATAAGCGTTAGAAAGATactaaaatgtctgtcataataactgtttaagaatttgaagttggaatTTGGGTTCATCGAAAAAATTATGTTTGTCACAAAACTCCCATTTCAGATTCAAGCTCAGAAGAGGAGCAGTaaggtttgcaattaggtttttctgacattctactttattttatgtggtgcaccaaaaaaatctattgtgcGCACAATTACATTTTTTAGGTTATGTGCACTAGTGCAACTCAactcaaaaatgaatttcgagccctgcttttgTGATGAATTTATCTGAGCACGGGCACACacctgtgagaatttggtctggtccaTTTACGACAAAACGCCTCATGTGCAGCACTTGGGAAAATGGCGGCTCAATTTGCCGATTCAAAATTTCAGCGAAACTTTGCCTCTTAAACATGTCCAAACATGAGCCGTCAATTGTTTTTTATGTGGGAACCTTAGAGGGCCGTAAAAGGAAGGCGCCATCTTTGTCAGTCGGTGTGGTTTCTAGAAAATTCGCTGAAAGACGGTCACTTTCAAGGTACATTTGCCATGTTTGTATGTCCCAACTTTGagatgatatagaaaaaaaatctgaagtggtgtccaaaatcacagtaatatcCCAGGTAGGTAGATTAGTTACGAATATGATGCCGAAAACCGCACGTCGACACCACCTTGGTTAAATGAGAGAGAGGTCCGAGAGTGTGGTCAGCCCCTCGGCGGCAGGCCAAGGTATTGTTGTCGGATCGCCCGGGCTGAAATGCCAGCTTGGTGTTCCGATTGTGACCCGAAATTCGAGTACGTTGAACTCGGGATTACCCGAGTGGGTGCCGAACATTCCGACGGAGATTTCCGACGGATGCAGAAGGTACCCGAAGTGCGATTTTGCGGCAAATGCCGACTGAGGGCACGCACTCGGCATGCGTTGCACACGTAACCAAAAGACCACGTGACCCCACCAACTTCTGACAAGGACAGTGAGGTAAGTTTGCCCGTGCTGAGTGTATTAAATAATTTTTAGTTTAGAATATGCAACATGAAATGTTAAAACTTACAAATAACAGAAACATACAATCTTTAGTATCTATCACATCAACAATGTTGATAGTGAT
Proteins encoded in this window:
- the LOC118421495 gene encoding proteasome subunit beta type-1-B-like, which encodes MGKKTLWKPESDFFLQQILQNISVEGGNMAQPGVQMQGPEPYGAHGPRQQYFSPYSWNGGTVLAIAGEDYAVLACDARLSEYFSILSRDSPKRYKLTDMTVLGCCGFHGDVLTLTKMLDARLKNYKHEHNKTMSCKSIAAMLSTVLYYRRFFPYYTYNILAGLDEEGKGCVYSFDPIGSYEREVYRAGGSASALLQPLLDNQIGMKNMQGVQRLPVPKEKAVALVKDVFISAAERDIYTGDQIIINVITKDGIQEESFPLRRD